One Burkholderia cepacia genomic window carries:
- a CDS encoding MFS transporter, protein MSTFDNVVAGRATMEAAASTPGAIIARLERLPANAMQIRARVLIGTATFFDGFDVITIAATLPLLIHKWGLSPTQIGLLIASGAIGQLIGAFLFPALAEKHGRVKAIAWSSAVIGITSIACGFAPTFEIFVLLRILQGLGLGGELPVAATYINEITRAHGRGRFVLLYEIVFPIGLLVSMALGAWLVPRFGWEIMYFVGGLPLILSLVLTRLVPESPRWLASRGRLAEAGQATSAFEASVRGELPPVTQVAAFDEMVRQHPKRRMSDLFSAAYRKRTLAVATLWATCGFIQYGLSTWLPTIYKNFYHAPLQLALNLAVIGSVMGVLGSLASALLVDKLGRKPVIVWSFVLCALSLAFAGFYHASSVYVVSIFCSLSLGLMASGFITAYVYTPEQYPTSIRASGCGLGSAWLKIASFVAPMVVPHAIIGGNLAPAFYLIGIVPLIAAVTVHFVGIETKGKVLEALEA, encoded by the coding sequence ATGAGCACTTTCGACAATGTCGTGGCCGGTCGCGCCACGATGGAAGCTGCCGCCTCCACGCCCGGCGCGATCATCGCGCGGCTCGAGCGGCTTCCGGCCAACGCGATGCAGATCCGCGCCCGCGTGCTGATCGGCACCGCGACGTTCTTCGACGGCTTCGACGTGATCACGATCGCGGCGACGCTGCCGCTGCTGATTCACAAATGGGGGCTGTCGCCGACGCAGATCGGCCTGCTGATCGCGTCCGGCGCGATCGGCCAGCTGATCGGCGCATTCCTGTTTCCCGCGCTGGCGGAGAAGCACGGCCGCGTGAAGGCGATCGCGTGGAGCTCGGCCGTGATCGGCATCACGAGCATCGCATGCGGCTTCGCGCCGACGTTCGAGATCTTCGTGCTGCTGCGGATCCTGCAGGGCCTCGGCCTGGGCGGCGAGCTGCCGGTCGCCGCGACTTACATCAACGAGATCACGCGCGCACATGGCCGCGGCCGCTTCGTGCTGCTGTACGAGATCGTGTTCCCGATCGGCCTGCTCGTGTCGATGGCGCTCGGCGCGTGGCTCGTGCCGCGCTTCGGCTGGGAGATCATGTACTTCGTCGGCGGGTTGCCGCTGATCCTGTCGCTGGTGCTGACGCGCCTCGTGCCGGAATCGCCGCGCTGGCTCGCGTCGCGCGGGCGGCTCGCGGAAGCCGGGCAGGCGACGAGCGCGTTCGAAGCGTCGGTGCGCGGCGAACTGCCGCCGGTCACGCAGGTGGCCGCGTTCGACGAGATGGTGCGCCAGCACCCGAAGCGCCGGATGAGCGACCTGTTCAGCGCCGCGTATCGCAAGCGCACGCTCGCGGTGGCGACGTTGTGGGCGACCTGCGGGTTCATCCAGTACGGGCTGTCGACGTGGCTGCCGACGATCTACAAGAACTTCTATCACGCGCCGCTGCAGCTCGCGCTGAACCTGGCGGTGATCGGCTCGGTGATGGGCGTGCTCGGGTCGCTGGCGTCGGCGCTGCTCGTCGACAAGCTCGGCCGCAAGCCGGTGATCGTATGGTCGTTCGTGCTGTGCGCGTTGTCGCTGGCGTTCGCGGGCTTCTATCACGCGTCGTCGGTGTATGTCGTCTCGATCTTCTGCTCGCTGTCGCTCGGGTTGATGGCGTCGGGGTTCATCACCGCGTACGTCTATACGCCTGAGCAGTATCCGACGAGTATCCGCGCGTCGGGCTGCGGGCTCGGCAGCGCGTGGCTGAAGATCGCGTCGTTCGTCGCGCCGATGGTGGTGCCGCACGCGATCATCGGCGGGAACCTCGCGCCGGCGTTCTACCTGATCGGCATCGTGCCGCTGATCGCGGCGGTGACCGTGCACTTCGTCGGGATCGAGACGAAGGGGAAGGTGCTGGAGGCGCTCGAGGCGTAG
- a CDS encoding NucA/NucB deoxyribonuclease domain-containing protein: protein MSSAHAGGAPDVSPICTSVFQETSDNSLLSRGSHCQKSESFERVLIGDDNSETGRVRIDAYTYSDNPLNQLSWQVRFRFRTTTLSGNGGGLQIKPVIECGSQCTVSPSAGVGLVPGGLSGETIVTITPNMSGGNPLYVRPYVEYRIVKTGDSFENGSSLTTHSGMSYVPELRCDVGVAKSGTQGCIYWKAPAVMRSVKTNNPDVDESAKHIKEAQAQGLPGNFVPRDDGTILPGSDSRALTRTRDAALRASNRDASRQQCIAQYGRVTGQCTFTGDSDETPSDCDCDEYPFAATNQGAAGGRFSVKRIDASDNRRAGALLGNFFSAQRVLDGDEFYVDVEPGGAVPTSKRR from the coding sequence ATGTCTTCGGCGCACGCGGGGGGCGCGCCCGACGTGTCGCCCATTTGCACGTCGGTATTCCAGGAGACCAGCGACAACTCCCTGCTCAGTCGCGGATCGCATTGCCAGAAGTCGGAATCCTTCGAGCGGGTGCTGATTGGAGACGACAACAGCGAGACCGGCCGGGTCCGCATCGACGCCTACACCTATTCGGATAACCCGCTCAACCAACTGTCGTGGCAGGTCCGGTTCCGGTTCCGCACGACGACCCTGTCCGGCAATGGCGGCGGATTGCAGATCAAGCCGGTCATCGAATGCGGGTCGCAGTGCACCGTGTCGCCGAGCGCCGGCGTAGGTCTCGTGCCGGGCGGCCTGTCCGGCGAAACGATCGTCACCATCACGCCGAACATGAGCGGGGGCAATCCGCTGTATGTGCGCCCGTATGTCGAGTACCGGATCGTGAAGACCGGCGACTCGTTCGAGAACGGTTCGAGCCTGACCACGCATTCGGGCATGAGCTACGTGCCCGAGTTGCGCTGCGACGTCGGCGTCGCGAAAAGCGGCACGCAAGGATGCATCTACTGGAAGGCGCCGGCGGTGATGCGCTCGGTCAAGACCAACAACCCGGATGTCGACGAATCCGCGAAGCATATCAAGGAGGCGCAGGCGCAGGGGTTGCCGGGCAACTTCGTGCCGCGTGACGACGGCACGATCCTGCCGGGGTCGGACTCGCGTGCGCTGACGCGCACCCGCGACGCAGCGCTGCGCGCCAGCAATCGCGATGCGTCCAGGCAGCAGTGCATTGCGCAGTACGGCCGGGTCACCGGACAATGCACGTTCACCGGCGATTCCGACGAAACGCCGAGCGATTGCGATTGCGACGAGTATCCGTTCGCGGCAACCAACCAGGGCGCGGCGGGCGGCAGGTTCTCGGTCAAGCGCATCGACGCCAGCGACAATCGTCGCGCCGGCGCGTTGCTCGGCAATTTCTTCAGCGCGCAGCGCGTGCTCGACGGCGACGAGTTCTACGTCGACGTCGAACCGGGCGGTGCCGTTCCCACGTCGAAGCGGCGCTGA
- a CDS encoding SMI1/KNR4 family protein → MPAWLADAYRRCADAVPGGMRVETVPVEHACGRVLAQAVTAPEALPRLALAAIEGYALRAIDAAHASPARPATLNVRRHYPILIHRGGDPAARALSAGDAEWLPALAPLPAHADTVVPRSRNRAPDGQQHARLDLDAPPVEGEGVIARGADYACDALLLDKGQRIGAEQQALLIAAGVRTVEVSRRPRVCVVVASYDLVPSACERQPWQRPDANGPYLCALLKQWGYDASLEYVAPPDMTLPPLASRDAELAFRRQLAALAQRYDLLVGTGVLADDPHQDAALNRLPVFPVSEARVTLPQVRGARFNFGRSEDRSPAQRRTFELTDAAGRPRGSRVVTYFDQATLVNLPGYPGDVAILAHTILRRLIDLLEFADMPGPYWETGVLGAPTSRDPARHDLRWATLAAGAAGEPVVTPLAGERADALGALAGADALVAIESGATPLAAGSPVLFMRLDQSHRPMRAVGDAAQAAQSPAVDVSHAATPDSSRKDATSAAVASSPGDTIAAAWARLDAWRRTLPADAPEPFRGPASDDDLRALEAGLGVALPEAWRASLRLHDGQEAGRTEPFAGETLLSARQILAQWSIWRDLVVSGDLADCEGEPEPGIRGDWYNLKWIPLTHNGSGDHLCVDLDPDEGGRIGQVIRVWHDSPERELVAEGVGEWLARGVPG, encoded by the coding sequence ATGCCGGCATGGCTGGCCGACGCCTATCGCCGTTGCGCCGACGCCGTGCCGGGCGGCATGCGCGTCGAGACCGTGCCGGTCGAGCACGCGTGCGGACGCGTGCTCGCGCAGGCCGTGACCGCGCCCGAGGCGCTGCCGCGGCTTGCGCTCGCGGCGATCGAAGGCTATGCGCTGCGCGCGATCGACGCCGCACACGCATCGCCCGCGCGGCCGGCGACGCTGAACGTGCGCCGGCACTATCCGATCCTGATTCATCGCGGCGGCGATCCGGCGGCGCGTGCGCTGTCGGCGGGCGATGCCGAATGGCTGCCGGCGCTCGCGCCGTTGCCGGCGCATGCGGACACCGTGGTGCCGCGCTCGCGCAATCGCGCGCCCGACGGGCAGCAGCATGCGCGCCTCGACCTTGACGCGCCGCCGGTCGAGGGAGAGGGCGTGATCGCGCGTGGCGCGGATTACGCATGTGATGCGCTGCTGCTCGACAAGGGACAGCGCATCGGCGCGGAACAGCAGGCGCTGCTGATCGCCGCCGGCGTGCGTACGGTCGAGGTCAGCCGGCGGCCGCGCGTGTGCGTGGTCGTCGCGAGCTACGACCTCGTGCCGTCTGCCTGCGAGCGGCAGCCGTGGCAGCGTCCCGACGCGAACGGCCCCTATCTGTGCGCGCTCCTGAAGCAGTGGGGCTACGACGCGTCGCTCGAATATGTCGCGCCGCCCGACATGACCTTGCCGCCGCTGGCGTCCCGCGATGCCGAGCTGGCGTTTCGCCGCCAGCTTGCTGCGCTTGCGCAGCGCTACGACCTGCTGGTCGGCACCGGGGTGCTGGCGGACGATCCGCACCAGGATGCCGCGCTGAACCGGTTGCCGGTGTTTCCGGTCAGCGAGGCGCGCGTGACGCTGCCGCAGGTGCGTGGCGCGCGCTTCAATTTCGGCCGCAGCGAGGATCGTTCGCCGGCGCAGCGCCGGACGTTCGAGTTGACCGATGCGGCGGGCCGGCCGCGCGGGTCGCGCGTCGTCACCTATTTCGACCAGGCGACGCTCGTCAACCTGCCGGGCTATCCCGGCGACGTCGCGATCCTCGCGCACACGATCCTGCGACGGCTGATCGATCTGCTGGAATTTGCCGACATGCCGGGACCGTACTGGGAGACGGGCGTACTCGGCGCGCCGACGTCGCGCGATCCGGCGCGGCATGACCTGCGCTGGGCGACGCTCGCGGCGGGTGCGGCGGGCGAACCGGTCGTGACGCCGCTCGCGGGCGAACGGGCCGATGCGCTCGGCGCGCTCGCCGGAGCCGATGCGCTCGTCGCGATCGAGTCGGGGGCGACGCCGCTGGCAGCGGGCTCGCCGGTATTGTTCATGCGGCTCGACCAGTCGCACAGGCCGATGCGCGCTGTGGGGGACGCTGCGCAAGCGGCTCAATCTCCGGCGGTGGATGTATCGCATGCGGCAACCCCTGATTCATCACGCAAGGATGCGACGAGCGCGGCCGTCGCGTCATCGCCGGGCGACACGATCGCGGCGGCCTGGGCGCGTCTCGACGCATGGCGGCGCACGCTGCCGGCCGATGCGCCGGAGCCGTTCCGCGGGCCGGCGAGCGACGACGATCTGCGCGCGCTCGAGGCGGGGCTGGGCGTCGCGTTGCCGGAGGCGTGGCGCGCGAGCCTGCGGTTGCACGACGGACAGGAAGCCGGGCGCACCGAGCCGTTTGCCGGCGAGACGCTGCTGTCCGCGCGGCAGATCCTCGCGCAGTGGTCCATCTGGCGCGATCTGGTCGTGAGCGGCGATCTGGCGGACTGCGAGGGCGAGCCTGAGCCGGGCATTCGCGGCGACTGGTACAACCTGAAATGGATTCCGCTCACGCACAACGGCAGCGGCGATCATCTGTGCGTCGATCTCGACCCGGACGAGGGTGGGAGGATCGGGCAGGTGATCAGGGTGTGGCACGACAGTCCCGAGCGCGAGCTCGTGGCGGAGGGTGTGGGGGAATGGTTGGCGCGTGGGGTGCCGGGCTGA
- the sapR gene encoding sap1 transcriptional regulator SapR yields the protein MSLTFAHTVESRFAELTPTSKRIASYMLANLDRLGLETADQIAQQTGTSGISVGRFLRSVGYRNLDDLKLELRGSEERPWMITDRLDEYRRMAGRADTSPRSLELELGAIRHAYELAQSPAFARVADHIATADAVYILGIQSTRGISNAFHSYLEYIRPRVFYSDGMSGSYVDALNSEFESPYLIITDTRAYSRVARQLCAAASRRGLQYALVTDVYCPWAREFPCDVLQVKTDVGQFWDSLAPLTCLFNSLITATVERLGPGIDERVARNKELQRELDQFDL from the coding sequence ATGTCGCTAACCTTCGCCCACACCGTTGAATCGCGCTTTGCTGAACTGACACCGACCAGCAAGCGGATTGCCAGCTATATGCTGGCGAATCTCGACCGCCTCGGGTTGGAAACAGCCGACCAAATTGCCCAGCAGACCGGCACCAGCGGCATTTCTGTCGGGCGATTTTTGCGTAGCGTTGGCTATCGCAATCTGGACGACCTCAAACTGGAGTTACGAGGCTCCGAAGAACGTCCTTGGATGATCACGGACCGGCTTGACGAGTATCGTCGGATGGCGGGACGTGCAGACACGTCGCCGCGCTCGCTCGAACTCGAACTGGGGGCTATCCGGCATGCGTATGAACTGGCCCAGTCACCCGCTTTCGCACGGGTTGCCGACCACATCGCCACCGCGGACGCAGTGTACATCCTTGGAATTCAATCAACTCGGGGCATCAGTAACGCGTTTCACAGCTACCTCGAATATATCCGTCCACGTGTCTTCTATTCCGACGGGATGTCTGGATCATACGTTGACGCGCTTAACTCGGAATTCGAGTCTCCGTACCTCATCATCACCGACACACGGGCTTATTCGCGTGTCGCTCGTCAACTTTGCGCAGCTGCGTCGCGACGTGGTTTGCAGTACGCCTTGGTCACGGACGTCTATTGCCCTTGGGCGCGCGAATTCCCGTGTGACGTTCTTCAGGTCAAGACTGATGTTGGTCAATTTTGGGACTCGCTTGCGCCGTTGACCTGCCTGTTCAACTCCCTCATTACAGCCACTGTTGAACGGCTGGGTCCTGGCATCGACGAACGTGTTGCCCGCAACAAGGAATTGCAGCGGGAACTTGACCAGTTCGATCTTTAA
- the ddpX gene encoding D-alanyl-D-alanine dipeptidase translates to MPQHRLIEVTRASHGVEIDLVYASERNLTGKPIYRAARCLLLEPAETCLRKAIALAVSAGVNLKIFDAYRPPEVQRALWEFLPDPTYVADLGLGSNHSRGTAIDLTLVDANGEELDMGTRFDAMTAASSHFYNDHPPHVQRNRLLLLGLMHAAGFVHIDSEWWHYELPDSQQFPMIENDNCGSLRLM, encoded by the coding sequence ATGCCACAGCATCGCCTTATCGAAGTAACCCGAGCCAGCCACGGCGTCGAGATCGATCTTGTGTACGCAAGCGAGCGGAACCTTACCGGCAAGCCGATTTATCGGGCCGCACGCTGTCTTTTGCTGGAACCAGCTGAAACCTGCTTGCGCAAGGCGATCGCTTTAGCAGTCAGTGCCGGCGTGAATTTGAAGATCTTCGATGCGTACCGCCCACCCGAGGTTCAACGAGCGTTATGGGAATTCCTCCCGGACCCCACCTACGTCGCCGATCTCGGACTCGGGTCAAATCACAGCCGGGGGACGGCGATCGATTTGACGCTGGTCGATGCTAACGGTGAGGAGCTTGACATGGGTACTCGTTTCGACGCGATGACTGCGGCGTCGAGCCATTTTTATAACGACCATCCGCCTCACGTGCAGCGCAACCGACTCTTGCTGCTAGGGCTGATGCATGCTGCGGGGTTTGTCCATATTGATAGCGAGTGGTGGCACTACGAACTCCCTGATTCGCAGCAGTTTCCCATGATTGAAAACGACAATTGTGGTTCCTTGCGTCTGATGTAG
- a CDS encoding ABC transporter substrate-binding protein, with translation MKLTLRNALAAAAVASVFAAMPGRGAQAATPKDFFVMATLLDEFTSLDPGEIYELVPEEYVANTYDRLVRVDLHDPSKFNGDVAQSWTVSPDGLTFTFKLKPGLKFHSGDPLTADDVAWSIQRTVLLDKGPAAVLQGIGLTKENVLQHVKKIDDATISVQTDQKYAPTFVLNVLGSWPASVLDKKLLMSHQNGNDFGNGWLKTNEAGSGAYRLVKWNASDSIVLQRFDGYRFPLAMKRIVLRHVPESSSQRLLLENGDVDVARDLSPDDLNSLSNAGKVNVTAVPQATLMYLGLNQKNQYLAKPEVQEAIKWLVDYSGIQQNIVKSTYKIHVAFIPEGFLGALNSNPYHKDVPKAKALLAKAGLPNGFKVKMDVRNDYPYTEIAQAIQANLAQAGIKVELVPGDNKQTLAKYRARQHDIYIGEWSADYIDPHSNAQGFTWNPDNSDNSSYKMLAWRNAWNIPQLTAKTQAALAESSTTKRAQMYQAMQKDVLAHSPFVIMFQKVAQVAVRPGVTGLKVGPINDLVSYRDLKKQ, from the coding sequence ATGAAACTCACGTTGCGAAATGCACTCGCTGCAGCGGCAGTGGCATCGGTTTTTGCAGCAATGCCTGGTCGTGGCGCGCAGGCCGCTACCCCGAAAGATTTCTTCGTCATGGCTACGTTGTTGGACGAATTCACATCACTTGATCCGGGTGAGATTTACGAACTTGTACCGGAAGAGTATGTAGCGAACACATACGATCGCCTCGTACGGGTCGACTTGCATGACCCGTCAAAATTCAATGGCGACGTTGCTCAGTCCTGGACCGTCAGCCCGGACGGATTGACGTTTACGTTCAAGTTGAAGCCGGGACTCAAGTTTCACTCCGGCGATCCGTTGACTGCCGATGACGTGGCTTGGTCGATTCAGCGCACCGTTTTGCTCGACAAGGGGCCCGCAGCCGTGTTGCAGGGCATCGGACTGACCAAAGAAAACGTGCTCCAGCATGTCAAAAAAATCGATGACGCAACTATCTCGGTGCAAACCGACCAGAAGTACGCGCCAACGTTCGTGCTGAATGTGTTGGGCTCGTGGCCAGCCTCCGTACTGGACAAGAAGTTGCTGATGTCCCATCAGAATGGAAACGACTTCGGCAACGGCTGGCTCAAGACAAATGAAGCTGGGTCGGGTGCCTACAGGCTAGTCAAATGGAACGCCAGCGACAGTATCGTTCTGCAACGGTTCGACGGCTATCGCTTTCCGCTGGCAATGAAGCGCATCGTGTTGCGGCACGTGCCGGAATCGTCGAGCCAACGTCTGCTGCTCGAGAATGGCGATGTTGATGTGGCGCGGGATCTTAGTCCGGACGATCTCAACTCTCTGTCGAACGCCGGGAAAGTGAACGTTACGGCCGTTCCGCAAGCGACGCTCATGTATCTTGGTTTGAACCAGAAGAATCAGTATCTCGCGAAACCCGAGGTTCAGGAAGCGATCAAGTGGTTGGTGGACTACAGCGGCATCCAGCAGAACATCGTGAAGTCTACATACAAGATCCATGTAGCCTTCATTCCGGAAGGTTTCCTTGGCGCATTGAACAGCAATCCGTATCACAAAGACGTTCCGAAGGCCAAGGCACTTCTTGCGAAGGCCGGCTTGCCGAATGGTTTCAAGGTGAAGATGGACGTCCGCAACGACTATCCATACACCGAGATTGCGCAGGCGATTCAGGCCAACCTGGCCCAGGCGGGCATCAAGGTCGAACTCGTTCCCGGTGACAACAAGCAGACGTTGGCCAAATATCGGGCCCGTCAGCACGACATCTACATCGGGGAGTGGTCCGCAGACTATATTGATCCGCACAGCAATGCACAGGGCTTTACGTGGAATCCAGACAATTCCGACAACTCTAGCTACAAGATGCTCGCGTGGCGTAACGCATGGAACATTCCGCAACTGACTGCGAAAACTCAGGCCGCACTGGCTGAATCATCGACGACGAAGCGAGCGCAGATGTATCAGGCGATGCAAAAGGACGTTCTTGCTCATTCGCCGTTCGTGATCATGTTCCAGAAGGTCGCTCAGGTAGCCGTGCGTCCAGGGGTGACAGGCCTGAAAGTGGGCCCAATTAACGACCTCGTCTCATATCGCGATCTGAAGAAACAGTAA
- a CDS encoding ABC transporter permease — translation MSTTSHHWKSWLLSDTPASRRQAALGLAYRRWKRFCSNPLSVFGFVVLSLLIVLAIVGPMMAPHDPLRQILSDRLLPPGSPSHWLGTDQLGRDILSRLIYGSRLTLSIAILTVILVVPVGLLIGTTAGFCGGAVDTVLMRITDVALSFPKIVLALAFAAAMGPGVINAVIAISITAWPPYARLARAETLKLVQADFIHSARLQGASSLRLLLRYIVPLCSSSVIVRATLDMAGIILTVAGLGFLGLGAQPPSPEWGFMVASGRNVLLDAWWVATIPGFAILLVSLAFNLLGDGLRDVLDPRHGA, via the coding sequence ATGAGCACTACATCACATCATTGGAAGAGTTGGCTTCTGAGCGACACTCCAGCGTCGCGCCGACAAGCGGCGTTGGGACTCGCTTACCGCCGGTGGAAACGCTTCTGTAGTAATCCGCTGAGCGTTTTCGGGTTTGTCGTTCTGTCGCTGCTCATTGTGCTTGCGATCGTCGGCCCAATGATGGCGCCGCATGATCCTCTGCGTCAGATATTGTCTGATCGCCTCCTGCCGCCTGGCTCGCCATCGCATTGGCTTGGGACTGACCAGCTCGGCCGCGACATTCTTTCCAGACTTATCTACGGTTCCCGACTGACGCTGAGCATAGCGATTCTTACCGTCATACTGGTCGTGCCCGTCGGACTGTTGATCGGTACGACCGCAGGCTTTTGCGGAGGCGCTGTTGACACCGTTCTGATGCGGATTACCGATGTAGCGTTGTCGTTTCCAAAAATCGTCCTGGCGTTGGCTTTCGCGGCCGCGATGGGTCCTGGCGTAATCAATGCGGTAATCGCGATATCCATTACTGCGTGGCCGCCTTACGCTCGGCTCGCGCGCGCGGAAACGCTGAAACTGGTGCAGGCGGACTTCATTCATAGCGCGCGGCTACAAGGTGCATCGTCTCTGCGCCTTCTCCTGCGTTACATCGTGCCCCTATGTTCGTCATCGGTCATTGTGCGTGCCACGCTGGACATGGCCGGGATCATTCTTACGGTCGCCGGTCTTGGGTTCCTTGGCCTCGGTGCGCAACCGCCGAGCCCGGAATGGGGCTTTATGGTGGCGTCAGGTCGTAATGTCCTGCTTGACGCGTGGTGGGTGGCCACCATTCCGGGCTTTGCCATCCTGCTGGTGAGTCTTGCTTTCAACCTGCTTGGTGATGGTCTGCGCGACGTCCTTGATCCGCGACATGGAGCGTGA
- a CDS encoding ABC transporter ATP-binding protein gives MKPVANVHLASQRSPEPLCEIDGLRVGFRGADGRIAEAVRGMTLKLQKGERLGIVGESGSGKSMTGRALMGLLPPSAKWSAQTMKFDGEDLLAMPPHGHRRLCGQHMGMILQDPKYSLNPVMTVAQQMREAFVMHYPTLGRRAMREKIVDALAAVHIRDPARVADSYPHELSGGMGQRVMIAMMVSCGPRLLVADEPTSALDVLVSIQVLSILDEMIARHDTGLIFISHDLPLVMSFCDRVVVMYAGRVVEECAARDLVHARHPYTRGLLAANPPLDNPPDELPTLKRDPAWLSEAMQ, from the coding sequence ATGAAACCAGTAGCGAATGTGCATTTGGCGTCTCAGCGATCGCCCGAGCCGCTTTGTGAAATCGATGGCTTACGCGTGGGATTTCGCGGTGCCGACGGTCGCATAGCAGAGGCCGTGCGCGGCATGACGCTGAAGCTTCAGAAAGGGGAGCGACTCGGCATTGTGGGCGAATCCGGGTCAGGAAAATCCATGACAGGCCGGGCGCTGATGGGGCTCTTGCCACCCAGCGCGAAGTGGTCTGCTCAGACCATGAAATTCGACGGCGAGGATCTGCTCGCGATGCCACCGCATGGGCATCGGCGCCTGTGCGGTCAACATATGGGGATGATCCTGCAAGACCCGAAATACTCCCTGAACCCGGTGATGACCGTCGCTCAGCAAATGCGCGAGGCTTTCGTAATGCACTATCCGACGCTCGGGCGCCGCGCAATGCGCGAGAAGATCGTCGACGCTTTGGCGGCGGTGCACATCCGGGACCCCGCTCGCGTCGCTGATTCGTATCCGCACGAACTGTCCGGTGGCATGGGCCAGCGCGTCATGATTGCAATGATGGTTTCGTGCGGACCGCGGCTGTTGGTCGCTGACGAGCCGACCAGCGCTCTCGACGTCCTCGTGTCGATTCAGGTGCTGAGCATCCTCGATGAAATGATAGCCCGGCACGACACCGGCCTTATCTTCATTAGCCATGATTTGCCGCTCGTGATGTCTTTCTGCGACCGCGTCGTTGTCATGTACGCCGGACGGGTGGTCGAGGAGTGCGCGGCCCGCGACTTAGTCCACGCGCGGCATCCTTATACGCGGGGACTACTCGCGGCCAATCCGCCGCTCGATAATCCACCTGACGAGCTGCCGACCCTCAAGCGTGACCCGGCTTGGCTTTCGGAGGCAATGCAATGA
- a CDS encoding ABC transporter ATP-binding protein: MIDGKDVRIRFKTDTGYFDAVRQASFHVDEGEIFGLVGESGSGKSTILRALSGLTPIAEGSLRIGSHALTDRIDRTFRRQVQMVFQDPYGSLHPRFTVDQTLREPLAINRLDRQDERIVNALREVGLNPAFRFRYPHQLSGGQRQRVAIARALIVEPNVLLLDEPTSALDVSVQAEILNLLKRLHRERHLTMILVSHNLAVVGFLCQRVAVMRNGEIVERVSVDDIRQHRVEHEYTRRLMLATEGYTRKSVVQDPYMQSAS; encoded by the coding sequence ATGATTGATGGCAAGGATGTCCGGATCAGGTTCAAAACCGACACCGGCTATTTCGACGCAGTTCGCCAGGCGAGCTTTCATGTCGACGAGGGAGAGATATTCGGTCTCGTCGGCGAGTCCGGCTCCGGGAAGTCAACGATCCTGCGAGCGCTGAGCGGGCTCACGCCCATTGCCGAAGGGAGCTTGCGCATTGGTTCTCATGCGCTGACGGACAGGATTGACCGTACCTTTAGGCGGCAGGTACAGATGGTGTTTCAAGATCCTTACGGCTCGCTGCATCCGCGCTTCACGGTTGATCAAACCTTGCGTGAGCCGTTGGCGATTAATCGCTTAGACCGACAGGACGAACGCATCGTCAACGCCCTTCGGGAGGTCGGCCTCAACCCGGCGTTTCGCTTTCGTTACCCACACCAGCTGTCAGGCGGACAGCGGCAACGAGTCGCGATTGCTCGTGCACTGATCGTTGAGCCAAACGTCCTGCTGCTTGACGAGCCGACCTCTGCACTGGACGTCTCGGTGCAGGCCGAGATTCTCAACCTGCTGAAGAGACTGCATCGGGAACGCCACTTAACAATGATCCTGGTCAGCCACAATCTCGCTGTTGTGGGTTTTCTATGTCAGCGAGTGGCGGTAATGCGTAACGGAGAGATCGTCGAACGAGTGAGCGTTGATGATATCCGGCAGCATCGTGTAGAGCACGAATACACGCGTCGTCTGATGCTTGCAACCGAAGGCTATACACGAAAATCGGTCGTACAAGACCCGTATATGCAGTCTGCAAGCTAG